CGAGGCTCCGGTGAAACCCTGGCCTGCGGCAGCGGTGCCTGCGCGGCAATGGTGGCCGGAAGGCTGCGGGGACTGCTGGACGAGAAGGCGCGAATAGAGCTGCGGGGTGGGCCTCTCAGCCTTGAATGGCAGGGGGAAGGGGCCCCTGTTATGATGGAAGGACCGACCGCCCGAGTGTTCGAAGGTCAGGTTCGTGTGCCGGGAGAAGCGCCCCGCCGTGCCCGTTCCGGACGTGGGTCGGGTCGTCAGAGACAGAAAAAGAGCTAGCGTGTGCGTACTCCCGAAGCGGAGGCGCCGATAAAAAGAGCCGCCTCCACTAGGTAAGGCGGTCGCAACAGGAGGTATCCTCGGATGACTGACCAGGCGTCGACGAATCCGGCCGTAACCGTGACCGAGCAGGACGTCGTGGCGTACCTGAAGGACAATCCCGACTTCTTCGTGCGTCAGGACGAGTTGTTGCGCAGCCTGAAATTGCCCCATGACAGTGGCCGGGCGATTTCCCTGGTGGAGCGCCAGGTACACCTGTTCCGTGAGCAGCGGGACATGCTGCGTCATGAGCTGGGCGAGCTGATTGAGATTGCCCGCCACAACGACCGGTTGTTCGAAAAGAGTAAGCGCCTGCTTACCCATGTAATCGAAGCCCGTTCCCTCAATGAGATGGCATCGGTCATCGACGACAGTATCCGCGGCGATTTTGGCCTGGATGCGGCTTCCCTGATCGTGTTCGACGATGTCGATACTGCTGCCGAACCGGAAGGTGCCCTGGTCCGGGTGGCCCGCGATGCTGCACAGTCCCAGCTTGGCGCCCTGCTGGATGGTCAGCGTGCCGTATGCGGCCAGTTCCGCATGGATCAGCGTGCATTCCTGTTCCCACGTCGGGAAAATCCCATTGCTTCGGTCGCACTGGTGCCGTTGCGGCATGGTGACTTGCTGGGACTGTTCGCCATCGGTAGTGAGCAGGCGGGCTATTTCGACGAGAGTATGGGCTCGCTGTTCCTGACCTATATCAGCGACACCTTGAGCCGTTTGCTGCCGCCCCTGATGGCGCGCCACAGTGCCCACGCCACAGTGGCTGAAGCCGAGGAAAAGGTTGCCGAATCACGCTGACCCCTTGCGCTAGCGGACCACACCCATGAGCGAGTTGCCCGACACCTTGACCGAGCCGCTGGCCCGGTTCGTCGAACACCTGCGTTCCGAGCGACGTCACTCGGCCCATACCTGCTCCAACTACCGGCGTGATATCGAGCGCCTTGCCATCGCGCTGGCCGAGGACGACCGCAAGCACTGGTCCGACCTCGATGTGCATGGCTTGCGGCGCCACGTGGCCAACCTTAGCCGCGCGGGCCTTGGGGGAAGGAGTGTCGCCCGCCACCTGTCGTCCATCCGGCGTTTTTACGAGTTCCTCTTGCGCGAGCGTGAGGTGAAGGACAACCCGGCCCTGGATGTCCGGGCGCCGAAGTCCGGCAAGAAGCTTCCGCGCGTCGCCGACGTAGACCAGCTCAACCACCTGCTGAATGCGTCGCCGGACGATCCGCTGGAAGTGCGCGATCGCGCCATGTTCGAGCTGATCTATTCGTCGGGTCTGCGTCTGGCGGAACTGGTCGGGCTGGACCTGGATAACCTCGACCCCGTGGACCGGGAAATCCGGGTGTTGGGTAAAGGCAGCAAGACGCGGGTCCTGCCGGTTGGGCGTCAGGCTTGGCAGGCCCTGGAGGAATGGCAGCGGGTTCGCCGCGAATTGGCGCTAGACGGTCAACGGGCCCTGTTCCTGAGCCGCAACGGCGACCGGCTGAGTCCGCGTAGCGTACAGGCCCGTATGCATCGCTGGGGGCTGCACAAGGGTGCGGACCAGCGGTTGCATCCACACCTGTTCCGGCATTCCTTCGCCAGCCATCTCCTTGAATCCAGCGGTGACCTGCGAGCAGTCCAGGAACTCCTGGGCCATGCGGATATCTCAACAACCCAGGTGTACACCCACCTGGATTACCAGCACTTGGCGCGGGTATACGACAGGGCCCATCCCAGGGCAAAGCGGCGCAAACCCGAGGGCCCGGCGGAATCGTAAACGTTAGCTGCGCCGGGTATGCCTCTGGTCGCAACGACGAATCCTTCTATACTGTTAATCTGACAACATGGCGCCCGTGAAAACCCAACGGAGATCATAAGGCTGTAAATATGGATCTCAATGACGCTGCTCCCCACGACTGGCAGGAAGAACGATATACGCTGCAGCGTTTGCTGGTGCGCACCAGCCTGTTCGCGGCGGGTCAGGACGGGACCATCGACACCCTGCTCGACAACCTGCGTAACGCCCTGCGCCACGAATCCTGTGAGCTCGATAGCCTGCGCCGGCTCCAGCATGACCTGGACGAGGCACTGGAGCGCCTTGATGGTAAGCGTGCCCACACCGAGCGCCAGCTGAAACTATCGCTGACCAGCCTCCTTGCGGTATTCGAAGAGACTGGCGAGACCTCCCGCAAGCAGTACCGGGCGCTGGAAAAGCAGATCGACAAACTGGAACTGGATGGCGAAGCCATCACCACCTGGCTCGTGGATCTGGCGGCGTTGGCAGGCCATCCCGACGCGCCCACGTCAGAGGAAGCCGGGACTTCCAGGCAAGAGGCTCGCGGTTGGCGGCGCCTTTTCTCTCGCCATGAAGACGAGCCCGAGTCGGCTGCGCCACAGCCCACTGCGCAGCTCCAGCCCACGGCGTCGGAGGACTCCGAGTCGGAGCAGCGTCTGCGAATCGCCCGCCGAATCGGGGAATTGCTCGGCCATGTGCTCGAGCAGGTCAGCCTTGAACCCAATGCTCATGCCCGAGCCGTGCACCTCAAGCAGTTACTCGATCAGAGTTACGAATGGAGCGAACTGCGGGATGCCCTCAACGAGATCGTCGACCTGGTCATCGCGGCGGTGAGCCGTGGTCGGAGCGAGTTCGAGGACTTCCTCAAGCGTCTCGATGAGCGGCTTGCAGCCCTAAAGGCAAACTGTGAGGCGCAGGCGGAGGCGGGCGCCGATCGCCGTAGCGCGACAGAGGCCCTGGATCAGGTGCTGAGCACCCAGCTTGAGGATATGGGTACCGCGGTCTCGCGGTCGACGAGCCTGGACCAGTTGAAGGCGTCGGTTACCCGCAATATCCAATCGATTTCCGATTCCTTCCGCGACTACCGCGATGAAGACTGTCGGCGTGAAAAAGTGCTGGAGGAAAAGCTGGTCGCCATGCAGGAAAAGCTGGCGGGTATGGAAGCCTACTCCGAGCAGGTCCAGGAACAGCTGCGCACCGAACGCTCGCGGGCACTGACTGACACGCTCTCCCAGCTACCCAATCGCGAAGCCTGGCAGCAAAGACTGCAACTGGAGTTCGACCGCTGGCGGCGCTATCGCCATCCGATCACCCTGGCGGTGCTGGATATCGATCACTTCAAGAAGGTCAACGACTCCTTTGGGCATAAGGCCGGCGACCGGGTGATCCAGTTGGTGGCCAAAGCCCTCTGTGATCGTCTGCGTACCACCGATTTCGTGGCCCGCTACGGTGGTGAGGAATTCGTCATGCTGTTGCCCGAGACGGACATTGACGTGGCTTACAGGGTTCTGGACGACTTGCGCATGCACATCGCCGGTTTGCCGTTCCATTTCCAGAACCAGCCAGTGACGATTACCGTCTCTGTGGGCATTGTGCCTTTTGGCAGCAGCGATAGCCCGGAAGAGCTGTTTGACCTGGGTGACAAGGCGCTCTACCGGGCCAAGCACGAAGGACGGAACCGGGTTGTTCGGGCCTGAAGATCGACCTGGTTCCGTAGCAGGATGGGCCTTAATGCCGTAGTAACGCGTCCAGCTCGTCGATCACTTCGGCCCAGTCGGAATCGTCTTCGATACCCTGATGCAGGAAGCTGGATTGGGCGGCCGTCCAGAAGGTGGCGTCGGGCAGGGCCACTTCCTGGGGGAGTGGGGCGTACTTGGCGATGAACGTCTCAATGCTTTCCTGGTCTGCCGGTAAGCCGAGCTGTTCGAAAAGCGTGTGCAAATTGTGCTGACTCGTGTCCATGGTGCTAAAGTCCTCTCTGCCTAGATCACCTGAAAGTCAATCGAAAGAAAGTCATATAAAAAAGTCATACGAAAAACGGCTGGAAGCCTGCACAGTTCTCGGGCAGCCTTCCCTAGGTGAAGTCTAATGGCCCGTTCCATGAAAAATCCAGGCTCAGGGCGGTCAGAATCATGAACAGATCGTTAGTCCTGAACCGTTAATCCTGAACGAACAGTCGATCCCGAGCGTTGTGTGAACACCCGAACTTTCCAAGGATTTGCCTCGATCCGCCGTTTTGCGCTTTTCGTCCTTGCGCTGCTTGCCTGCGTCCTGAACGAGCCTTCGATCGCTGAGCCCAGGCTGGAGTCTCCGCAGCCTGTCCTGGGAGCTGCGGATCTCGACTGGTTGGCGCAGCAGGACAGTCTGAAGATCGGCATCGCCGGCCAGCGCAAGCCACTGGCATTCCTGGCGCCGGACGGAGAAATGGCCGGTACCCACCCTGCTTTCGCGCGCCTGGTCGGTGGAAAGCTTGGCGTCAATGTCACCCTCGTGCCGGGAGCACCGGTATCCCTGGAGGCCCGGCTCAAGGAAGGTGAGCTGGATGCAATCATCACCACCCGTCAGCCACCGGTAAGCGCTCCGGACCTGTTGTTTACCGATCCGGTGATGAGCCTCAACTATGGATTGTTCGCCAATGTGGAGGATGCGTCCGTCCAGCGTCTGTCGGACCTCGAGCATAAGCGCGTTGCGCTGATAGCCGGCGACGCCCACCAGTATATGCTGCTCGATGCGGTGGATTCCTTCCGCCCGACACCCGTCCGGTCAGTGAGCGAGGCGGTAAACGCTATCCTTTCCGGAAGGGCAGACGCCTTCTTCGCGCCCATGCCGGTAATATCCGACTACCTGCGCGCCGGGCTGATCGACCAGCTGTCGCTGGTAACCGTGCTCAATAATCAACCGGCCCAAGTTGCCTTTGCCGTGGCGGCGGGCGACGAACGGCTGCAGCGTATCCTCAATGCGGGAGTAGAGGCGATCAGTGGCAGCGAGAGCCGTAACATCCAGCAGCAGTGGATCTCCTTCGAGCTACCGGGCGTCGATACGGAAAACGATGTGGCGATTTCGTCGCAAGAGCGCAGCTGGCTCAGGCGCCATCCGGATTTGCGCATCGCGTACCGTACCGACTGGCCGCCCTTCGAATTCATTGAAGACGATCGCCCCAGCGGCTTGGTGCCCGACCTGGCCAACAATCTGGCCGAACGCCTGGATGTGCGTTTTGACAGCCGCACCATCGAGGACTGGTCGCGGGCGGAAACCATGCTGCAGGAGGGCGAGATCGACGTTATCCCGGCATTGCCGCGTACGCCGCGTCGCGAGAACCTGTTCCTGTTCACCCGCGCCTACCTGAGCCTGCCCATCGCCCTGGTCATCCGTGAAGACGGTCGCTTCGTCGGTGATTTGCGGGAGCTACGGGATGAGCGTGTCGGCGTGGTGCGCCAGCACGCCAGCCATGAATACCTGCTTATCAACCATCCGGAACTGAATATGTTTCCGGTGGATAACCTGGAGCAGGGGTTGCTGGATCTTTCCAACGGCGACCTGGACGTTATGGTGACCCATATTCCCGGAGTCAGTTACACCGTTGCGCGGCTGGGACTCTCTAACCTGCGTATCACCAGTATCACCCCCTATCAGTACGAGTTGCGGTTGGCCGTCCGCCGGGACGAGCCCGAGTTGCTGCGTATCCTTAACAAGGGACTGGGGGCTATCAGCAAACAGGAATACGACAGCATCTACAATCGCTGGATCCACCTGGATATCGAACAGGACATCGATTACACCGTCGTGCGCCGCGTGGTGCTGATCGCGGTCGTGGTGGTGCTGATCTTCCTCTATTGGAACCGCAAGCTGTCCCGGGAAGTGGACGAACGGATCCGCTCCGAGGATGCGCTGCGGCGCAGTGAGGACGAACTGAGGGCGGCCAAGCTGGAGGCGGAAAAACTGGCTCGTGAGGCGGAATCAGCCAACCGGGCCAAAAGTGAGTTCCTGGCCAATATGTCCCACGAGATTCGCACGCCGATGAATGCGGTGATGGGCTATAGCGAGTTGCTCGAGGGTAGCGTCACCGACCCGCGCCAGCGTGGGTACATCGAATCCATCAAGGCGGGTAGCCGCAGCCTGCTGACGCTAATCAACGACATTCTCGATCTCTCACGCATCGAGGCCGGCAAGATGCGTCTCGAGTTTGGTCCCCTGGATCTGCAGCGCTTGCTGGAAGATGTGCGCCGGATATTCGAGATGCGAGCCAAGGCGCGCGGTCTGACGCTTGAGGTCACCCTATCCGACGATATGCCCGCGGCCATGGTGTTGGATGAGACGCGGCTGCGCCAAGTGCTGTTCAACCTCGTGGGCAACGCCATCAAGTTCACCCATGAAGGGGGCATTCGCTTGAGTGCCCACACCGAGCGCTGCCATACGGATGACTCCGGA
The window above is part of the Marinobacter nanhaiticus D15-8W genome. Proteins encoded here:
- the xerC gene encoding tyrosine recombinase XerC, producing the protein MSELPDTLTEPLARFVEHLRSERRHSAHTCSNYRRDIERLAIALAEDDRKHWSDLDVHGLRRHVANLSRAGLGGRSVARHLSSIRRFYEFLLREREVKDNPALDVRAPKSGKKLPRVADVDQLNHLLNASPDDPLEVRDRAMFELIYSSGLRLAELVGLDLDNLDPVDREIRVLGKGSKTRVLPVGRQAWQALEEWQRVRRELALDGQRALFLSRNGDRLSPRSVQARMHRWGLHKGADQRLHPHLFRHSFASHLLESSGDLRAVQELLGHADISTTQVYTHLDYQHLARVYDRAHPRAKRRKPEGPAES
- a CDS encoding DUF484 family protein, yielding MTDQASTNPAVTVTEQDVVAYLKDNPDFFVRQDELLRSLKLPHDSGRAISLVERQVHLFREQRDMLRHELGELIEIARHNDRLFEKSKRLLTHVIEARSLNEMASVIDDSIRGDFGLDAASLIVFDDVDTAAEPEGALVRVARDAAQSQLGALLDGQRAVCGQFRMDQRAFLFPRRENPIASVALVPLRHGDLLGLFAIGSEQAGYFDESMGSLFLTYISDTLSRLLPPLMARHSAHATVAEAEEKVAESR
- a CDS encoding sensor domain-containing diguanylate cyclase translates to MDLNDAAPHDWQEERYTLQRLLVRTSLFAAGQDGTIDTLLDNLRNALRHESCELDSLRRLQHDLDEALERLDGKRAHTERQLKLSLTSLLAVFEETGETSRKQYRALEKQIDKLELDGEAITTWLVDLAALAGHPDAPTSEEAGTSRQEARGWRRLFSRHEDEPESAAPQPTAQLQPTASEDSESEQRLRIARRIGELLGHVLEQVSLEPNAHARAVHLKQLLDQSYEWSELRDALNEIVDLVIAAVSRGRSEFEDFLKRLDERLAALKANCEAQAEAGADRRSATEALDQVLSTQLEDMGTAVSRSTSLDQLKASVTRNIQSISDSFRDYRDEDCRREKVLEEKLVAMQEKLAGMEAYSEQVQEQLRTERSRALTDTLSQLPNREAWQQRLQLEFDRWRRYRHPITLAVLDIDHFKKVNDSFGHKAGDRVIQLVAKALCDRLRTTDFVARYGGEEFVMLLPETDIDVAYRVLDDLRMHIAGLPFHFQNQPVTITVSVGIVPFGSSDSPEELFDLGDKALYRAKHEGRNRVVRA
- a CDS encoding DUF2789 domain-containing protein, which encodes MDTSQHNLHTLFEQLGLPADQESIETFIAKYAPLPQEVALPDATFWTAAQSSFLHQGIEDDSDWAEVIDELDALLRH
- a CDS encoding transporter substrate-binding domain-containing protein: MNTRTFQGFASIRRFALFVLALLACVLNEPSIAEPRLESPQPVLGAADLDWLAQQDSLKIGIAGQRKPLAFLAPDGEMAGTHPAFARLVGGKLGVNVTLVPGAPVSLEARLKEGELDAIITTRQPPVSAPDLLFTDPVMSLNYGLFANVEDASVQRLSDLEHKRVALIAGDAHQYMLLDAVDSFRPTPVRSVSEAVNAILSGRADAFFAPMPVISDYLRAGLIDQLSLVTVLNNQPAQVAFAVAAGDERLQRILNAGVEAISGSESRNIQQQWISFELPGVDTENDVAISSQERSWLRRHPDLRIAYRTDWPPFEFIEDDRPSGLVPDLANNLAERLDVRFDSRTIEDWSRAETMLQEGEIDVIPALPRTPRRENLFLFTRAYLSLPIALVIREDGRFVGDLRELRDERVGVVRQHASHEYLLINHPELNMFPVDNLEQGLLDLSNGDLDVMVTHIPGVSYTVARLGLSNLRITSITPYQYELRLAVRRDEPELLRILNKGLGAISKQEYDSIYNRWIHLDIEQDIDYTVVRRVVLIAVVVVLIFLYWNRKLSREVDERIRSEDALRRSEDELRAAKLEAEKLAREAESANRAKSEFLANMSHEIRTPMNAVMGYSELLEGSVTDPRQRGYIESIKAGSRSLLTLINDILDLSRIEAGKMRLEFGPLDLQRLLEDVRRIFEMRAKARGLTLEVTLSDDMPAAMVLDETRLRQVLFNLVGNAIKFTHEGGIRLSAHTERCHTDDSGDDCQLVIEVQDTGIGIPDDQQARIFDAFEQQEGQSNRQYGGTGLGLAISRKLVRMMGGELSVTSTSGEGSCFRVVLHDVETSSAGPDTQGEGGPGFTFAGGQVLVVDDNQINRQLVRDMLEPAGLRVIDAGDGAQALTVARERQPDAVLMDIRMPIMDGFACRKAMHDDEALAHIPVVALTASVMPGDASRIKDAGFDGFLQKPVSRHVLMQELARFLDHELNLEEEELDEDDEPVLYTITNRYQRRRLAQDLQATFADDWESMRGSGDPEQLSDFAGRLVEWGKRYRVLEVVEYGRELLSDVESFDLDSVHDRLEAFPELLGDQPATT